In a single window of the Candidatus Saccharimonadales bacterium genome:
- a CDS encoding glycosyltransferase: protein MKKLLIISGSLPPIRCGVGYYTQRLIEEFSTQKISYEILSTTGVDQITVPRLRTVKNWKLTTLVKINRQVKQSGASIVHVQYPAVGYGRQLGINLLPYVLRLSGKRVLVTLHEYHESRLIGKVRDFITVLPANKIILSNEQDRLALPGFLRKKTVVIPIGPNIKRVPADPSVYSGLMKSGGLDNQKPTLLYFGFAQPNKNLEVLLDAMVSEKLADYQLLLLTELSAQDSYQAKILKQIDSVNSAKKRVAVAGFLSDEQVSRALQAGKYFVLPQHQPLSAKSSTAITAITHGLLLISSGSKNPTETLPFIDRQNSRLILGPSPEKLGGAVAELENSKELQDTIESGSAKLADYFSWQNIVKQHMEIYGQN from the coding sequence ATGAAGAAGCTTTTAATTATTTCTGGCTCACTGCCGCCTATTCGATGTGGAGTTGGCTATTACACCCAGCGACTAATCGAAGAGTTTTCGACCCAAAAAATTAGCTATGAAATACTTTCGACCACTGGTGTTGATCAAATTACGGTTCCACGGTTACGAACAGTCAAAAACTGGAAGCTTACAACTTTGGTCAAAATTAACCGGCAGGTAAAGCAGTCTGGCGCCAGCATTGTTCATGTTCAGTATCCGGCCGTTGGCTATGGTCGGCAGCTCGGCATCAATCTACTGCCTTATGTTTTGAGATTAAGTGGCAAACGCGTGCTGGTAACCCTGCACGAGTATCACGAGTCCAGACTCATCGGCAAGGTTCGTGATTTTATAACCGTTCTGCCGGCGAATAAAATAATCTTGTCTAACGAACAAGACCGACTAGCCTTGCCTGGATTTTTGCGTAAAAAAACGGTTGTTATACCAATTGGTCCGAATATCAAAAGAGTGCCGGCCGATCCGAGCGTTTATTCCGGTTTAATGAAGTCCGGCGGACTGGACAACCAGAAACCAACCTTGCTTTATTTTGGCTTTGCTCAGCCCAACAAAAATCTTGAGGTGTTGCTCGACGCCATGGTCAGCGAAAAACTCGCGGACTACCAACTTTTGCTACTCACCGAACTAAGCGCCCAGGATAGTTATCAAGCCAAAATTTTGAAGCAGATAGACTCTGTTAATTCTGCTAAAAAGCGCGTGGCTGTTGCCGGGTTTTTGAGCGACGAACAAGTATCAAGGGCTCTTCAGGCTGGAAAATATTTCGTTCTACCCCAGCACCAACCCCTTTCGGCCAAATCAAGCACAGCCATCACGGCGATTACCCACGGACTGCTTTTAATCAGCAGCGGCTCAAAAAACCCAACAGAGACGCTACCCTTTATCGACCGCCAGAACAGCCGTCTGATATTAGGCCCCTCGCCAGAAAAACTAGGCGGGGCTGTAGCGGAACTGGAAAACTCCAAGGAACTCCAAGACACCATCGAGTCTGGCTCGGCAAAATTAGCCGATTATTTTTCGTGGCAAAATATTGTTAAGCAACATATGGAGATTTATGGACAAAATTAA
- a CDS encoding glycosyltransferase family 2 protein, producing the protein MKNKSLVSIVNWNNSAATNACLFGIAQLPKEEQPDVVVVDNHSLVDPLKLDAAVKNKLRSLKVIENSDNLGFAGGHNPNIKAAKESGYAYVFVLNPDTEIIDKEVFKELVAGLEANKSALAAAPTILSSNKPAVIWYGGGQLSTKTSVVKHLGVGKIASAQPGSAKTVSFITGCCFAIALKRADLKQLLFQDEYFLYWEDADWCARALGAGFELLYLPNVKILHHVSSSLGVRSPAYIYYNIRNHFLFIRDRVGGLYKFVAFLRLLYISLKYVINIWLRYSQKHQAAKGLFWGWADGLRGKSGKLKRRL; encoded by the coding sequence ATGAAGAACAAATCACTGGTTTCGATTGTCAACTGGAACAATTCTGCCGCTACTAATGCTTGCCTGTTTGGTATTGCCCAGCTGCCTAAGGAAGAGCAGCCCGATGTCGTAGTGGTGGACAACCACTCGCTCGTTGATCCGCTCAAATTAGATGCGGCTGTAAAAAATAAGCTTCGCTCTTTAAAAGTCATTGAAAACTCCGATAACCTTGGTTTTGCCGGTGGCCACAACCCAAATATAAAGGCGGCCAAAGAATCAGGCTATGCCTATGTTTTTGTCCTCAACCCCGACACAGAAATTATCGACAAAGAGGTTTTTAAAGAACTGGTGGCAGGACTCGAGGCCAATAAGTCAGCGCTGGCGGCTGCGCCCACAATACTCAGTAGCAACAAACCAGCCGTCATTTGGTACGGTGGTGGCCAGTTATCTACCAAGACGTCAGTTGTCAAACACTTAGGAGTCGGCAAGATAGCCAGCGCTCAACCGGGCTCGGCAAAAACAGTTAGTTTTATAACCGGTTGTTGCTTCGCTATCGCCTTAAAACGAGCTGATCTAAAGCAACTTTTATTCCAAGATGAATACTTTCTTTACTGGGAAGATGCCGACTGGTGTGCCCGGGCCCTTGGGGCAGGTTTTGAGCTTCTTTATTTGCCCAATGTCAAAATTTTGCATCACGTATCTTCTAGCTTAGGCGTTCGATCACCGGCCTATATTTACTACAATATCCGCAATCACTTTTTATTTATAAGAGATCGTGTTGGCGGCTTATATAAATTTGTCGCCTTTTTGAGATTATTGTACATAAGCCTTAAGTACGTGATTAACATCTGGTTACGTTATTCGCAAAAACACCAGGCCGCTAAAGGGCTTTTTTGGGGTTGGGCAGACGGTCTGCGCGGCAAAAGCGGCAAGCTGAAGAGGCGATTATGA
- a CDS encoding ABC transporter permease, which yields MFRHALSKKNRALISELVRTDFKLRYQGSVLGYAWSLLRPLLIFVILYVVFVKFLKLGTEVPHFPIYLLLGIVIWNFFNEMTVMSQGSIVARGDLIRKIRIPRWIIVLSSSLSALINLVLNLIVVGVFMAINHVDILKTTLWFPLILLEIYVFALGISLFLSAAFVKYRDVGYIWEVILQAGFYLTPILYPLARITNLTFQKLIMLNPMAQTIQDARYTVVTHQTATTFSVYAGGWLKFTPFVIVVMVFAGGLTYFIKESKYFAENI from the coding sequence ATGTTTAGACATGCTTTATCGAAGAAGAATCGAGCTTTAATATCAGAGCTGGTTCGGACAGACTTTAAACTGCGTTACCAAGGATCTGTTTTGGGGTATGCTTGGTCTTTGCTTCGTCCCCTTTTGATTTTTGTAATTCTGTACGTGGTATTCGTAAAATTCTTAAAACTTGGCACCGAGGTGCCACATTTTCCGATATATCTACTCCTGGGCATAGTTATATGGAACTTCTTTAATGAAATGACGGTGATGAGCCAGGGTTCAATTGTGGCCCGCGGTGATCTTATTCGCAAAATTAGGATTCCTAGATGGATTATTGTTCTGTCGAGCAGCTTATCGGCTTTAATTAACTTAGTCCTAAACTTGATTGTGGTGGGAGTTTTTATGGCTATTAACCATGTTGATATTCTGAAAACAACTTTGTGGTTCCCGCTAATCCTACTAGAAATATATGTTTTTGCGCTCGGTATATCGTTGTTTTTGTCTGCCGCCTTTGTTAAATACCGGGACGTTGGCTACATTTGGGAAGTCATTCTTCAGGCGGGTTTTTACCTTACCCCAATCTTGTACCCACTGGCTCGAATCACTAACTTAACCTTTCAAAAACTTATAATGCTTAACCCTATGGCCCAGACAATTCAGGACGCTCGCTACACGGTTGTAACCCATCAAACGGCTACGACCTTTAGTGTATACGCCGGCGGTTGGCTAAAATTCACCCCGTTTGTAATAGTGGTTATGGTTTTTGCCGGAGGATTAACCTACTTCATCAAAGAATCTAAATACTTCGCGGAGAATATATAG
- a CDS encoding ABC transporter ATP-binding protein: MDGDTAISVDSVSKVFKLPREKNTSVKSAVVNFYRRNKNFEMQKALNNVSFEIKKGEFFGIVGRNGSGKSTMLKVLAGIYSPTSGAVKVEGTLTPFIELGVGFNAELTGRENVFLNGALLGFSRKEMQAMYKDIVDFAELGKFMDQKLKNYSSGMQVRLAFSIAIRAKSDILLIDEVLAVGDSAFQRKCFEHFDRLKNEKTTVILVTHDMGAVEKYCDRAILINKGELVEAGGPRDIAASYRLLNMATSERGSDSEQIYGRQVKIKSTRLNGQTDLILKNEKELKLEMDLSAAVDTDVVAGLSIIRDDGTLIAHYNSKDEKPLKLAKKTQHTIKCNINAEQFLEGGYQIDVAIYDEQGGYLDRKPNAVRFAATPKNTSKSKFGIMNLDGKWQLN; the protein is encoded by the coding sequence GTGGACGGCGATACGGCAATTTCGGTCGATAGTGTTAGTAAAGTTTTCAAGCTGCCCCGCGAAAAGAATACCTCGGTTAAGTCGGCTGTAGTTAATTTTTACCGCCGCAATAAAAATTTTGAAATGCAAAAGGCGCTTAATAATGTTTCATTCGAGATTAAAAAAGGCGAATTTTTTGGAATAGTTGGTCGCAATGGCAGCGGCAAAAGCACAATGCTCAAGGTATTGGCTGGGATTTATTCGCCGACCAGCGGCGCGGTGAAGGTAGAGGGCACACTTACGCCTTTTATAGAACTTGGCGTTGGTTTTAACGCCGAACTGACTGGCCGCGAAAACGTTTTTTTGAACGGTGCGTTGCTTGGTTTTTCTCGCAAGGAAATGCAGGCAATGTACAAAGATATTGTTGATTTTGCTGAGCTTGGAAAGTTCATGGACCAAAAGCTCAAGAACTACTCTTCGGGCATGCAAGTTAGATTGGCCTTCTCTATTGCCATTAGGGCCAAAAGCGATATTTTACTTATCGATGAAGTGCTGGCGGTGGGCGATTCGGCTTTTCAACGCAAATGTTTTGAACATTTTGACCGCTTAAAGAACGAAAAAACAACCGTTATTTTGGTTACCCACGACATGGGTGCCGTAGAGAAATACTGCGACCGAGCTATTTTAATTAACAAAGGAGAACTGGTTGAAGCCGGTGGTCCCCGTGATATTGCCGCTAGCTATCGCTTACTAAACATGGCTACCAGTGAACGTGGCAGCGATAGCGAACAGATTTATGGCAGGCAAGTGAAGATTAAGTCTACCAGGCTTAACGGACAAACCGATCTGATACTCAAGAATGAGAAAGAGTTAAAGCTCGAAATGGATTTGAGTGCCGCTGTCGACACCGACGTAGTAGCCGGACTTTCTATTATTAGAGACGACGGGACTTTGATTGCACACTATAACTCTAAAGATGAAAAACCACTAAAGCTCGCCAAAAAGACGCAACATACTATTAAATGCAACATAAACGCCGAGCAGTTTTTAGAAGGCGGCTATCAGATTGATGTTGCTATTTATGATGAGCAGGGCGGCTACCTAGATCGTAAGCCGAATGCAGTGCGCTTTGCCGCCACGCCAAAAAATACAAGTAAATCAAAATTCGGAATAATGAACCTGGATGGTAAGTGGCAGCTAAATTAA
- a CDS encoding glycosyltransferase family 2 protein, translating to MAAKLIRVKKPALTRFNIRKLRDGANSAQVNDLVNYINHRSAPSTVRLTGGGTSINKLASLSKLEPFVISVQRADDLKKIILKLKEAGCQNVNCGYLSNQNQGLIITGTQAYPPKIKTEKSVLAIVSLHNEADIIGHTVRHLLEEGVDVHVIDNWSNDNSHKIVQTLAKRNPGRVKIEMFPKKRVKNYDWTGILSRVEQIASESSYDWYIHHDSDEIRLSPWPGTSLRRAISYVDSLGYNAIDFTVLDFRPTQDGFGAKDDPEKFFKYFEFGSRSGHFVQVKGWKKQPSISLANSGGHEAAFEGRKIYPLKFVLKHYPLRSTNQASKKIFKERLPRILEEERQKGWHFQYDHFKKDHDFIWAKDGLIKFDDKFWSNYLLQRISGIGIKD from the coding sequence GTGGCAGCTAAATTAATCAGGGTCAAAAAACCCGCACTCACTAGGTTTAATATCCGGAAACTAAGGGACGGGGCCAACTCTGCTCAAGTTAACGACCTTGTTAATTATATAAATCATCGCTCTGCTCCAAGCACTGTTAGGCTTACCGGGGGGGGTACATCAATCAATAAGCTCGCCAGCCTGTCTAAACTTGAGCCCTTTGTTATTTCTGTCCAAAGAGCGGACGATCTTAAGAAAATTATTTTAAAGCTAAAAGAAGCCGGTTGCCAGAACGTTAACTGCGGCTATTTAAGCAATCAAAATCAGGGGTTAATCATTACCGGCACTCAAGCCTATCCCCCAAAAATAAAGACCGAAAAATCTGTGCTGGCTATTGTTTCGCTCCATAACGAGGCGGACATAATTGGACACACCGTAAGACACCTGCTAGAAGAGGGTGTAGACGTCCATGTTATCGATAACTGGTCGAACGACAACAGCCATAAGATTGTTCAAACTTTGGCTAAACGAAACCCAGGTAGAGTCAAAATAGAAATGTTTCCGAAAAAACGCGTAAAAAATTATGACTGGACAGGTATTTTATCGCGCGTTGAGCAAATTGCTTCTGAGTCAAGCTACGACTGGTATATCCATCATGATTCTGACGAGATAAGGTTATCGCCGTGGCCAGGCACATCTTTACGACGAGCAATTTCTTATGTTGATAGCTTGGGCTATAACGCCATCGACTTCACTGTCTTGGATTTTAGGCCGACCCAAGATGGTTTTGGCGCCAAAGACGACCCAGAAAAATTCTTTAAATACTTTGAGTTTGGAAGTCGATCGGGACACTTTGTTCAGGTAAAAGGCTGGAAAAAACAGCCATCAATTAGTTTAGCTAACTCGGGAGGCCACGAGGCAGCTTTCGAAGGGCGCAAAATCTATCCTCTTAAATTTGTGCTCAAACATTATCCTCTGCGGAGCACTAATCAGGCCAGTAAAAAAATTTTTAAAGAACGTTTGCCAAGAATTCTCGAAGAAGAACGCCAAAAAGGCTGGCACTTTCAGTATGACCACTTTAAGAAGGATCACGACTTCATCTGGGCTAAGGATGGACTAATAAAATTCGATGACAAGTTCTGGAGCAATTATTTGCTGCAAAGAATTAGTGGTATCGGGATTAAGGATTAG
- a CDS encoding class I SAM-dependent methyltransferase, translating to MPKRDRVNSVGRVKLAYLSDEPNASYADDAEDQLLELFMSDDANKQRFEILSNNPPWSLYYHLSPQRGNIIGWYEFEPDVKVLEVGAGCGAITEELLRQDVDLTALELTEKRSLINAYRNQGSALNVVVGNLEDYQPAELFDYVVCVGVLEYAGSFITDKGDPYVEFLKLLKRCLKPSGKIILAIENRLGLKYWAGAREDHTGKFFEGLNGYPGDKAVQTFGKAELGSLFGAAGFSEQDFYYPFPDYKLPLLIYSDQYLPGRDCEFPLGLLPVQQRDASRHQLFSEQMAMLSLEKNQLFDQFANSFLVVAK from the coding sequence ATGCCCAAAAGAGATCGAGTTAACTCAGTTGGACGCGTTAAGCTCGCGTATTTATCAGATGAGCCAAACGCTAGCTATGCTGACGACGCAGAAGACCAACTGCTTGAACTCTTTATGTCTGACGACGCCAACAAACAGCGTTTTGAGATTCTGTCCAACAATCCTCCTTGGTCGCTTTATTATCATCTTTCGCCTCAGCGCGGCAATATCATTGGTTGGTATGAATTTGAGCCAGATGTAAAGGTTTTGGAAGTAGGGGCTGGCTGCGGCGCCATAACAGAAGAGCTTTTAAGGCAGGATGTTGATTTAACAGCGCTAGAGCTCACCGAAAAAAGATCGCTCATTAACGCTTACCGGAACCAAGGATCTGCCCTGAATGTTGTGGTTGGCAATCTCGAGGATTATCAGCCAGCCGAGCTTTTTGATTACGTGGTTTGTGTGGGTGTTTTAGAGTATGCCGGAAGTTTTATTACCGACAAGGGCGATCCATATGTCGAATTTCTCAAGCTGCTCAAACGATGCCTCAAGCCTTCCGGCAAAATAATCTTAGCCATCGAAAACCGGCTTGGTCTCAAATACTGGGCAGGCGCACGCGAGGATCACACTGGTAAATTTTTCGAGGGCCTGAACGGCTATCCCGGCGATAAAGCTGTGCAAACCTTCGGCAAGGCCGAGCTTGGTAGTCTTTTTGGTGCAGCCGGTTTTTCAGAACAAGATTTCTATTATCCTTTCCCAGATTATAAATTGCCGCTACTTATCTATAGCGATCAATACCTACCAGGACGAGACTGTGAATTCCCGCTTGGCTTATTACCGGTTCAGCAGCGCGATGCCTCACGCCATCAACTTTTTTCGGAACAGATGGCTATGCTTTCCCTGGAAAAAAATCAGCTATTCGACCAGTTTGCTAATTCCTTTTTGGTGGTAGCAAAATGA